Below is a genomic region from Alkalinema sp. FACHB-956.
CAACTTCAAGACCGACCCAGTAAATCCCAGAGTCCTTGTTAAAACGGATGCAAGAAGCGATCGAGCCATCCTGGTAAAATCAGGGGCATGTTGAAACCCTCAGTCCCAACCCCTATGCAACTTCAAGACCGACCCAGTAAATCCCAGAGTCCTTTAGAAACTGCGATCGCGGCCAGTCAGAACTATTTACTTTCCCTGCAAACCCAGGAAGGTTACTGGTGGGCACTGCTCGAATCCAACGTGACGATTACCGCAGAAGCTGTCCTGCTGCACAAGATTTGGGGCACCGATCGCATCCGTCCCATGGATAAGGTGGAAACCTACCTGCGTAATCAGCAACGGGAATCCGGTGGCTGGGAGCTGTATTACGGTGATGGCGGAGATCTGAGCACCTCCGTGGAAGCGTACATGGCGCTGAAGCTATTGGGCGTTTCAACCGAGGATCCCGCCATGGTCAAAGCCCGACGGTTTATCTTGTCCAAGGGCGGGGTGACGAAGACGCGGATTTTCACCAAAATGCATTTGGCGCTGATCGGCTGCTATGACTGGCGGGGATTGCCCTCAATTCCGCCTTGGATCATGCTACTGCCAACGGAAATTTCGCCCTTTACGATCTATGAAATGTCCAGTTGGGCGCGGGGCAGTACGGTGCCCTTGCTGATTGTGTTTGACCAAAAACCGGTGTGGTTGGTGCAGCCTGCGATTACCCTAGACGAACTCTACGTGGAAGGCGTGACGCGGGCCAAGTTTGAACTGCCCACCCAGGGCGATTGGACGGATGTGTTTGTCTGGGCCGATCAAGCCTTTAAGGTGGCGGAGGAACTGAATTTAGTGCCCTTTCGCAGGGAGGGACTGAAGGCCGCAGAACAATGGATTCTGGAACGCCAAGAAGCTACGGGCGATTGGGGTGGCATCATTCCCGCAATGTTGAATTCGCTTTTAGCCTTGAAAGCCTTAAATTACGCGGCCAGTGATCCGATCGTGGTGCGGGGACTGGCAGCGGTCGATCGCTTTGCGGTGGAGACGGCGGAGGAATACTGGGTGCAGCCCTGCGTGTCTCCGGTGTGGGATACGGCCTTGGTCATGCGATCGCTGGTGGATTCTGGGCTGGAGGCCGATCACCCCGCTTTGCAAAAAGGTGCGCAGTGGTTACTGGATAAACAGATTTTGGATTACGGCGATTGGATGGTGAAAAACCGCAAAGGAATGCCGGGGGGATGGGCCTTTGAATTTGAAAATCGCTTTTATCCTGACGTGGATGATACCGCTGTCGTGGTCATGGCGTTATTGCAGGTGAGAATGCAAGATGAAGCTGTGAAGCAACAGGCCGTCAAACGGGCGGTGGATTGGATCGCTACGATGCAATGTAAACCCGGTGGCTGGGCGGCCTTTGATTTGGACAACGATCAGGATTGGCTGAATCTGGTGCCCTATGGGGACTTGAAGGCGATGATCGATCCCAATACGGCGGATGTGACGGCGCGGGTGTTGGAGATGATGGGTAACCTTCAGGCGCAGATGCCCGGAATTGCTCTGCAAACGGTCTTGAATGAGCCGCAAATCCAGCGTGGGTTAGATTACCTCATCCAGGAGCAGGAACCGGAAGGCTGTTGGTACGGGCGTTGGGGGGTGAATTACATCTACGGCACGGCGGGGGTGTTAGCAGCCTTGGCCACGATAGCGCCGACCCGCTATCGATCGGCCATGACGCGCGGGGCCCAGTGGCTGGTGGGTTGCCAGAATGCCGATGGGGGCTGGGGCGAAACCTGTGAAAGCTATAAGGATCGCCGCTTGATGGGGCAGGGGGACAGTACCGCTTCCCAAACGGCCTGGGCTGTCATCGGGCTGTTAGCGGCGGGGGAAGCCACGCAGAACTTTGCCACAGAAGCGATCGAACGGGGGGTGCAGTACTTGCTGACCACCCAGGGAAGCAATGGCGCATGGGAGGAAGTTTGGTTTACGGGGACGGGATTCCCGCAGCATTTCTATTTGAAATATCACCTGTATTACCAGCATTTCCCGCTGACGGCGTTGGGACGCTATCAAGCTTGGCAACAGAAACAAGCGCTGTTGTAGTGCAATCAGGGGGTTTTG
It encodes:
- the shc gene encoding squalene--hopene cyclase; this encodes MQLQDRPSKSQSPLETAIAASQNYLLSLQTQEGYWWALLESNVTITAEAVLLHKIWGTDRIRPMDKVETYLRNQQRESGGWELYYGDGGDLSTSVEAYMALKLLGVSTEDPAMVKARRFILSKGGVTKTRIFTKMHLALIGCYDWRGLPSIPPWIMLLPTEISPFTIYEMSSWARGSTVPLLIVFDQKPVWLVQPAITLDELYVEGVTRAKFELPTQGDWTDVFVWADQAFKVAEELNLVPFRREGLKAAEQWILERQEATGDWGGIIPAMLNSLLALKALNYAASDPIVVRGLAAVDRFAVETAEEYWVQPCVSPVWDTALVMRSLVDSGLEADHPALQKGAQWLLDKQILDYGDWMVKNRKGMPGGWAFEFENRFYPDVDDTAVVVMALLQVRMQDEAVKQQAVKRAVDWIATMQCKPGGWAAFDLDNDQDWLNLVPYGDLKAMIDPNTADVTARVLEMMGNLQAQMPGIALQTVLNEPQIQRGLDYLIQEQEPEGCWYGRWGVNYIYGTAGVLAALATIAPTRYRSAMTRGAQWLVGCQNADGGWGETCESYKDRRLMGQGDSTASQTAWAVIGLLAAGEATQNFATEAIERGVQYLLTTQGSNGAWEEVWFTGTGFPQHFYLKYHLYYQHFPLTALGRYQAWQQKQALL